The genomic region ATTTCTTGGCACCATATCAGGAGCTTACAGTTTCGTCATCGGCCCTCTCCTCTATATGGGCTTGAAAACAGTCAAACCGAACGAAGCAATCGTCCTTACTTTGTTCGGCAAATACTACGGTACATTGAAGAAAGAAGGACTCTACTTCGTCAATCCTTTTGCTACAGCATTCAACCCCGCATCCAATACAGAACCGACAACCGCAGATCCACAACCAACGAAATCAAGACGCAACGGCTCCGGTGCCTATGTACCAAGCAAAAAGATTTCCCTCAAGGCCATGACACTCAACAATCAGAAGCAAACCATCAATGATGCCCTTGGAAATCCGATTATCATAGGCGTTGTTGTCATATGGAAAGTCATAGATACTGCAAAGGCCGTTTTCAACGTTGACAATTATGTAGAATTTCTTTCTATACAATGCGATTCTGCTCTTAGGAATGTCGTCAGGAAATATCCCTATGATGCTGCAGAAGGAGAAGACGAGTTATCCCTGAGAGGCAGCAGCCAGGAAGTAGCTGAGAAATTGACACAGGAACTTCAGGAAAAGGTCAATATCGCAGGTTTACAAATCATTGAAGCCAGGATAACACACCTTTCCTATGCTCCTGAAATTGCAGCTGTCATGCTCCAGAGACAACAAGCTTCAGCAATCATTGCTGCAAGACAAAAGATTGTAGAGGGAGCTGTAAGCATGGTCGAAATGGCACTGAATCAACTTAGTGAAAACCATATCGTTGAATTGGATGATGAAAGGAAAGCAGCCATGGTAAGCAATCTTTTGGTTGTACTCTGTGGAAACAAAGACGCCCAACCTGTTGTCAACAGCGGCTCAATATATTAAGTTGATACAAAAGAAAGGATCTGACTATTGGAACCAAAAGACAAAGAAAAAGGTAAGAAACAGCTGTTGCTCAGGCTTTCTCCGACGTTATGGAAAGAACTTGCCATCTGGGCAGAAGATGATTTCAGATCTATAAACGGCCAGATTGAATACCTTTTGACTGAATGTGTCCGAAAGCGAAGAAAAAAAGATATGGACAATTCTGAAGGAACGGATACCGTATCCTTGAAAGATACTTCAAATCCTTTAAAAAAATAACCGTTGCTCCGTTATCAACAGAATTAAAATAAACATTTAGCGGTCAAGGCAGAATATTGTCTTGGCCGCTAAGTATTTTCTGATTTATTGAATTGATTTTGCAACTTCTCCGACGACCTTAATATCTTATTATTTTTCTTGCAATATTATGTATCTCTATCGCAACAAAACAATAATTAAAATAAATTTAGTATTTTTTGCAATTAATTATCAAATTTTTTCTGCAACCAGAAAAAAAATATATCAAATAGAAATAAAAATATTTATTTATACAATTTATAATTATATTTTAAATAATTATTTTTCTTGACAGGATAATTGTTTAAAACTATCATAATAGATAAAGTGATGGTTGGAAAAATTTTCAATATTTGTTGCAATTTTGCAAAAATAAATTGCATGCATCTCTCATAATCAAAAGGAGGAATTTGATATGAAGAAAGCTATCTGTGCCATAGGCATCTTGGCAATGGCAACGGCTGCAGTATTTGCCCAGGGAAATACAGAAAACGGTATGACAGGAACAAAGGAAGAAAAACACGAAACCCTGCAGATGTATACGGCCCTTGATACCGAAGAAGCAAAATACTACATCGATGAATTCACAAAACAGACAGGCATCAAGGTT from Spirochaetia bacterium harbors:
- a CDS encoding SPFH domain-containing protein, encoding MPEKNEVQTSAYEEERPVANPHNGIAFLLANSLIIILGILGFIIAVGSWDFYISISLRIFLGTISGAYSFVIGPLLYMGLKTVKPNEAIVLTLFGKYYGTLKKEGLYFVNPFATAFNPASNTEPTTADPQPTKSRRNGSGAYVPSKKISLKAMTLNNQKQTINDALGNPIIIGVVVIWKVIDTAKAVFNVDNYVEFLSIQCDSALRNVVRKYPYDAAEGEDELSLRGSSQEVAEKLTQELQEKVNIAGLQIIEARITHLSYAPEIAAVMLQRQQASAIIAARQKIVEGAVSMVEMALNQLSENHIVELDDERKAAMVSNLLVVLCGNKDAQPVVNSGSIY
- a CDS encoding Arc family DNA-binding protein; its protein translation is MEPKDKEKGKKQLLLRLSPTLWKELAIWAEDDFRSINGQIEYLLTECVRKRRKKDMDNSEGTDTVSLKDTSNPLKK